The Methanocella arvoryzae MRE50 DNA window TCAAAAGACGGCGTCGAGCTGGAAACGCACTACATCGACACCCTGAAGAAGCTCGGCCAGGAAAAGGGCATGCTTGGAGTCATATTCCGCAAGTCCCAGAACAAGATCCAGGACCCGGCCAAGCTGAAACGTTTAATCGACCTCATCAACGGCGAGACCTGGACAGGCCTTGACATCGATGTGAAGGGCGAGATCTACGAAGGCCTGCTGCAGAAGAACGCAGAAGACACCAAGAGTGGCGCCGGCCAGTACTTCACACCCAGGCCGCTGATCAAGGCGATGGTCGACGTGATCAGGCCCCAGCCCGGCGAGACGATCTGCGACCCGGCGTGTGGCACCGGCGGCTTCCTGCTCGCCGCCCACGATTACATCTCTAAGAAGTACCAGCTCGACAGGGACCAGAAGAAGTTCCTCAAGCTCAACACGTTCAAGGGCAAAGACATCGTCGACAACGTCGCCCGGCTGTGCGTGATGAATTTATACTTGCATGGCATCGGCGGCGACGAGAGCCCCGTTGACGTGGGCGATGCGCTGGTCGCCGACCCGGGAGACAGGTTCGACATCATCCTCACCAACCCGCCGTTCGGTAAGAAGAGCAGCATTACAATAGTAAATGGCGACGGCAAGGGGGATCGTGAAGCGCTCGTCTACGAGAGGCAGGACTTCTGGGCTACCACGTCCAACAAGCAGCTCAACTTCCTCCAGCACGTCAAAACTCTGCTGAAGATCAACGGCAAATGTGCCATCGTCGTCCCGGACAACGTGCTCTTCGAAGGCGGCGCCGGCGAGACTGTGAGGCACAAGCTACTCATGGAATGCGATGTCCACACATTGCTGAGACTGCCGACCGGCATCTTCTACGCTCAGGGCGTCAAGGCCAATGTGCTATTCTTCGACCGCAGGCCTGCAAGCAAAGACCCCCAGACGCAGAAGCTCTGGATTTATGACCTGCGTACCAACATGCACTTCACGCTTAAGACGAACCCGCTAAAGTACGATGATTTGCAGGACTTCATCCAGTGCTATAACCCCGAAAACCGCCACGAGCGGAAAGAGACGGAGCGGTTTAAGGCGTTCACCTATGACCAGCTTATGCAGCGGGATAAAGTGAGCCTGGACATCTTCTGGCTAAAGGATGAGAGCCTGGAAGATTCGGAGAACCTGCCGGCCCCGGAAGTTATCGCGAGGGAGATTGTGGAAAACTTGGAGGCGGCACTGGAGCAGTTCAGGGGTATCGAGGAAGAGCTGAGCGGGAAATAACACTAATAGCGGTCGACGGAGGTTTTTCGGGCTTGTCCGGCATCAGCCGGATGCGGAGGCGGCAGGGCAATGGACGCCTACGATAGTGGCGTCGCTTAGGACTTGCTAAGCAACGTAAACCGGCGGCTGCGTAGCGCCCGCCGGGTTTTCGTTGCGAGGGTGCGAGTCCGGCCCTGACGGCGTAGCACCCGAAAAACCGTAGTAGGACGCCTCTCAGGGCGGACGTCGACCCGCTAAGATGGTTTAGTGGCAGATTTTTCGAGCGTAAAAGACCAGGGAATTATTACTAACAATGAACTCTTACCAGAAGCTGCCATATCTTTAATACCGCCTGCATCCATCTTTTAATTAGAATAGTACAACGTAAGGCTTATATGCAATATGCTATCATATAGCATACATACCCAGAATGACCCGGAGTTTTAACCAATGAAATCCCACGGCACCGCCTACGGCGCAGGCACTATCATCAACGCCATCGCAGTCTGGAAAGGCTCAGCCTTCGCCATCGACCTCAAAACCCACGCAACAGTAGAGCTCCGTGGCGATCTCATAGAGGGAGAGATCGAGGGCGGCGGCGACAGTCGCCTGATAGAGCGGGCCTGCGAGCTGACACTCGATAAGCTAGGAGTGGACTCCGGCGCAAAAATCAGGACGACCAGCGAGATCCCGATCGCCAGCGGCCTGAAATCGTCGAGCGCTGCGGCCAACGCCACGATCATCGCCACGTGCAGGGCGGCCAGGCAGAGCGTTGACCCGCTGGAGATGGTCCGGATCGGGGTGCAGGCGGCGCTGGACGTGGGCGTATCAGTAACAGGCGCCTTCGACGACGCGTGTGCCTCGATGCTGGGCGGGGTGGTGCTCACGGACAACAGGGAAAAAGCGCTGCTGAAGCGGGAAGTCCTGGAGTCGAAGGTCGTAGTCTATGCGCCGGATAAGAAGGCTTTCTCGGCGCAGACAGACGTGAAAAAATCCAGGCTGATCGCCCCGTGGGTGGAGACTGCTTTCGACATCGCCATGAGAGGCGATTACAGGAAGGCTATGGCGCTGAACGGTTTCCTCTACTGCAGCGCGCTGGGCTTTTCCGCTGAGCCGATACTGGCGGCGCTGGAGCTGGGCGTCACCGGGGTCAGCCTGTCGGGCACCGGGCCTTCGTATGTGGCGCTGGTTTCGGAGGAAGGTGAAGAGGCGGACCGGCTGAAGAAGGCCTGGTCGGCTTACCCGGGGCGGGTATTTGTGACTGAAGTGATCAACGAGGGCGCTTTTCTGCTGGAGGGCGAAGAATGTCGCTGGAACACATAAGAATGGACATCGCGAGGGTCGACGACGACATCATAAGACTGCTGGCCAGGCGTATGGAGCTGGCCGAGCTGGTGCTGAAGGAGAAGAAGCGGCTGGGCCTGCCCATCAACGACGACAGGCAGAACGCCCTGGTACTAAAGAGGGCGATGGAAAAAGCGACGGAACTCAACGTAGACACAGCCGCTGTCAGGGAAGTATTCTCCATCCTTATCAGGATGAGCATCGACCGGCAGCACGAGATGTCGGGCGAGGGAAACCTGTAGTATTATTTTACCTCGTACCCCAGGCCCCAGATGGTAGCCAGCACCCGCTGCAGTGTATCCTCAGACCTCTCAGGGCGGACGCCCACGGTGAGCCGGTAGAGGACGTGGTCGGGGCCCATGGCGTTGCGGGTCTCATGGCTGACGCCGGTGACGCCGTCGATCCGGGTTAGCACCCAGCCCAGCACTCTCACGTCTGCGCCGATGGGCAGCTTCACCAGGATGTCCCTGCCGACGGACGGCGAGCCGTCTTTGAGGCTGCTCAGGCCTTCCGGGCCCAGCATGGAGACTGCGTCGTACCGCAGCACCAGCGTCTCGGAGGGCGTTTCCAGGGTGAAGTCCTCCCTCTGCAACTCTTTGACCGTGCCGTAGACCTTCCGGCCTCCGGGAAGCACAAAGGCGCGCTCCAGGCCTGCTGATTTCTTGATCGCCGCCAGTTCGCCCTGCCCCAGGCGGACGATGCGCTCCGACCTCTCCTTAGCGCCCTCCAGGTCCCCGTAATGGGCGGCAGCAGCGGAGAACGTGCCCTTGAAAGTTTCGAGGTCTCCAGCGTCTATCATGGCCGCGAGCTCTGTGCACGCCTCGATGAAGGCCTTTCGCACCGGGGCTACGTCATGCCCTGACTGGATGAGGGCGTACAGCTCCGGGTTCTGGGCCAGCACACGGCCGGCCATGGTCTCGGTGACGCCGTAGACCGGAGTTCGGTAGGCTTCCAGGTCCCTGAGATCGACGTCCATCCACTGGATCGCCCTGCCCCAGGAGATGTACAGAAAGTGGGTCAGGCCCTGCACGATCGCCATTTTACGATCATGCTCCCCGGGGGTGGAGATCTCGACGGCTGCGCCCGCTGTCTCGAACACGTCCCTCATGACTGACAGCCACCGGCCTGATCTGCCGGTAGGGACCAGCACGATGGTCCGGCCTTCCAGCGTCTCCAGCCCCGGGCCGAACAGGGGGTGGGCCCCGATGACCTCGACGCTCTCGGGAGCGTATTTGAGCATCGCCTCGACCGGGCCCGTTTTCAGGGACGACAGGTCCATGAGCAGCGACCCCGGCTTCATCCTCGGGCCCACCTGCGCCGCGATGCC harbors:
- a CDS encoding prephenate dehydrogenase/arogenate dehydrogenase family protein — its product is MPFKALVVGGAGDMGRWCSRLLKQSGFEVSISSRRPDIMAIAESLGAGVASVDYAGQFDVVVLSVPIDAIEGIAAQVGPRMKPGSLLMDLSSLKTGPVEAMLKYAPESVEVIGAHPLFGPGLETLEGRTIVLVPTGRSGRWLSVMRDVFETAGAAVEISTPGEHDRKMAIVQGLTHFLYISWGRAIQWMDVDLRDLEAYRTPVYGVTETMAGRVLAQNPELYALIQSGHDVAPVRKAFIEACTELAAMIDAGDLETFKGTFSAAAAHYGDLEGAKERSERIVRLGQGELAAIKKSAGLERAFVLPGGRKVYGTVKELQREDFTLETPSETLVLRYDAVSMLGPEGLSSLKDGSPSVGRDILVKLPIGADVRVLGWVLTRIDGVTGVSHETRNAMGPDHVLYRLTVGVRPERSEDTLQRVLATIWGLGYEVK
- a CDS encoding chorismate mutase codes for the protein MSLEHIRMDIARVDDDIIRLLARRMELAELVLKEKKRLGLPINDDRQNALVLKRAMEKATELNVDTAAVREVFSILIRMSIDRQHEMSGEGNL
- a CDS encoding type I restriction-modification system subunit M is translated as MATESSTIVQRLWNYCNVLRDDGVSYGDYVEQLTYMLFLKMADEQSKPPFNKPSTIPAGYDWSSLLSKDGVELETHYIDTLKKLGQEKGMLGVIFRKSQNKIQDPAKLKRLIDLINGETWTGLDIDVKGEIYEGLLQKNAEDTKSGAGQYFTPRPLIKAMVDVIRPQPGETICDPACGTGGFLLAAHDYISKKYQLDRDQKKFLKLNTFKGKDIVDNVARLCVMNLYLHGIGGDESPVDVGDALVADPGDRFDIILTNPPFGKKSSITIVNGDGKGDREALVYERQDFWATTSNKQLNFLQHVKTLLKINGKCAIVVPDNVLFEGGAGETVRHKLLMECDVHTLLRLPTGIFYAQGVKANVLFFDRRPASKDPQTQKLWIYDLRTNMHFTLKTNPLKYDDLQDFIQCYNPENRHERKETERFKAFTYDQLMQRDKVSLDIFWLKDESLEDSENLPAPEVIAREIVENLEAALEQFRGIEEELSGK
- a CDS encoding shikimate kinase; its protein translation is MKSHGTAYGAGTIINAIAVWKGSAFAIDLKTHATVELRGDLIEGEIEGGGDSRLIERACELTLDKLGVDSGAKIRTTSEIPIASGLKSSSAAANATIIATCRAARQSVDPLEMVRIGVQAALDVGVSVTGAFDDACASMLGGVVLTDNREKALLKREVLESKVVVYAPDKKAFSAQTDVKKSRLIAPWVETAFDIAMRGDYRKAMALNGFLYCSALGFSAEPILAALELGVTGVSLSGTGPSYVALVSEEGEEADRLKKAWSAYPGRVFVTEVINEGAFLLEGEECRWNT